One window of the Longimicrobium sp. genome contains the following:
- the miaA gene encoding tRNA (adenosine(37)-N6)-dimethylallyltransferase MiaA has translation MPDALAIVGPTSSGKTALSVEVARRLDGEVVSMDSRSVYRGMDIGTAKPTAEERGDIPHHGIDIADPSERFNAARWARYAREKIAEIRGRGRVPMLVGGTGFFLRALTDPIFREPELDPARRAELSRELEALPDEELHRRLAEVDPESAARLRDWGGRQRLLRALEVPLLTGKPLPWWHRNSPPEAPGVPVLAFVLDVPRERVYATVNARVDGMVDAGLIDEVRGLVAKYGEDAPGLNAHGYAELIPYLRGERTLDEALELVRKNTRAYTKRQQTWNRTQLPAGAIHVDATRPRAELADEIAAAWRAAVGPQGGAAGTPDPGSSHPGSAGGV, from the coding sequence ATGCCGGACGCGCTCGCCATCGTCGGCCCCACCTCGTCGGGGAAGACGGCGCTGTCGGTGGAGGTGGCGCGGCGGCTGGACGGCGAGGTCGTCTCCATGGACTCGCGCTCCGTCTACCGCGGGATGGACATCGGCACCGCCAAGCCGACCGCGGAGGAGCGCGGCGACATCCCCCACCACGGCATCGACATCGCCGACCCTTCCGAGCGCTTCAACGCGGCGCGGTGGGCGCGGTACGCGCGGGAGAAGATCGCGGAGATCCGCGGCCGCGGGCGCGTGCCGATGCTGGTGGGCGGCACGGGCTTCTTTCTGCGCGCGCTGACGGACCCCATCTTCCGGGAGCCGGAGCTGGATCCCGCGCGCCGCGCCGAGCTTTCCCGCGAGTTGGAGGCGCTCCCGGACGAGGAGCTGCACCGCCGGCTGGCGGAGGTGGACCCAGAGTCCGCCGCGCGGCTGCGCGACTGGGGCGGGCGGCAGCGGCTGCTGCGCGCGCTGGAGGTGCCGCTGCTGACCGGAAAGCCGCTCCCCTGGTGGCACCGCAACTCGCCGCCGGAGGCGCCGGGCGTGCCGGTGCTCGCGTTCGTGCTCGACGTGCCGCGCGAGCGGGTCTACGCGACCGTGAACGCGCGCGTGGACGGGATGGTCGATGCCGGCCTGATCGACGAGGTGCGCGGGCTGGTGGCGAAGTACGGCGAGGACGCGCCGGGGCTGAACGCGCACGGCTACGCGGAGCTGATCCCGTATCTGCGCGGCGAGCGGACGCTGGACGAGGCGCTGGAACTGGTGCGGAAGAACACCCGCGCCTACACCAAGCGGCAGCAGACCTGGAACCGCACGCAGCTCCCCGCCGGGGCCATCCACGTGGACGCCACGCGCCCGCGCGCCGAGCTGGCGGACGAGATCGCCGCCGCCTGGCGCGCCGCCGTTGGACCGCAGGGGGGTGCGGCGGGTACGCCAGACCCTGGATCGTCACACCCCGGGTCGGCCGGCGGCGTGTGA
- a CDS encoding alpha/beta hydrolase: MLLGITLATLAIASRAPLSAQAADGLRAGEHEVDVNGVRLWYRVAGDSATGMPPVVFLHGGPGQGSYHFAELVGPRMERSLRMVYLDQRGSGRSGRPRSGEYSMALLVEDVEALRQVLGAPRIALVGHSFGGTLALEYAAKYPEHVSALVFAAGLWDAPGQTRLRCRRTMEMFPDAARRALGDSAATKDPACDWFWNQPEAEREAMNNALMFPDSAVRIRLDSVQAASGQRNTGELGNALFRSGLLQYRFAAMRRLTMPVLVIAGRHDGAAVGAGLRDLARQLPHARYVEYENSGHFVYLDEPDRFARDVSAFVSSRR; this comes from the coding sequence ATGCTGCTCGGGATCACGCTTGCCACGCTCGCGATTGCCTCGCGCGCTCCGCTGAGTGCGCAGGCGGCGGACGGGCTGCGTGCGGGCGAGCATGAGGTGGACGTGAACGGCGTGCGGCTGTGGTACCGCGTGGCCGGAGACAGTGCCACCGGCATGCCGCCCGTCGTGTTCCTGCACGGCGGGCCGGGGCAGGGGAGCTACCACTTCGCCGAGCTGGTGGGGCCGCGGATGGAGCGGTCGCTGCGGATGGTGTACCTGGACCAGCGCGGGAGCGGGCGCTCGGGTCGGCCGCGCAGCGGCGAATACTCCATGGCGCTGCTGGTCGAGGACGTGGAGGCGCTGCGGCAGGTCCTCGGCGCGCCCAGGATCGCGCTGGTGGGGCACTCGTTCGGCGGGACGCTGGCGCTGGAGTACGCGGCGAAGTATCCCGAGCACGTCTCCGCGCTGGTGTTCGCGGCGGGGCTGTGGGACGCGCCGGGGCAGACGCGGCTGCGCTGCCGGCGGACGATGGAGATGTTTCCCGACGCGGCCCGGCGCGCGCTCGGCGACTCGGCGGCCACGAAGGACCCGGCCTGCGACTGGTTCTGGAACCAGCCGGAGGCCGAGCGCGAGGCGATGAACAACGCGCTGATGTTCCCCGACTCGGCCGTGCGCATCCGCTTGGACAGCGTGCAGGCGGCCAGCGGGCAGCGCAACACCGGCGAGCTGGGGAACGCGCTCTTCCGCAGCGGGCTGCTGCAGTACCGCTTCGCCGCGATGCGGCGGCTGACCATGCCGGTGCTGGTCATCGCCGGGCGGCACGACGGCGCGGCGGTGGGCGCGGGGCTGCGGGACCTGGCGCGGCAGCTTCCCCACGCGCGCTACGTGGAGTACGAGAACAGCGGGCACTTCGTCTACCTGGACGAGCCGGACCGCTTCGCGCGCGACGTGAGCGCCTTCGTCTCCTCCCGTCGCTGA
- a CDS encoding SH3 domain-containing protein produces MAALPRTAALLLTLPLLAAAPSPAARAAQTVTPCSIGAYVIDPDPRGLNVRAGPGTGSRVVTRLHLNDYVEVTGASGQWLRVRNASAEEGIFWRGPGWVFAQKLGTSTSENHPVRLYREPRSGSPVVSRLNPTQVTLLGCRGDWARVQVANLTGWLDAASQCALTLTTCS; encoded by the coding sequence ATGGCCGCACTCCCCCGCACCGCCGCACTCCTCCTCACCCTCCCGCTCCTGGCCGCCGCGCCTTCGCCCGCCGCCCGCGCCGCGCAGACGGTCACGCCGTGCAGCATCGGCGCGTACGTGATCGACCCCGACCCGCGCGGGCTGAACGTGCGTGCCGGGCCGGGTACGGGGTCGCGCGTGGTCACGCGGCTGCACCTGAACGACTACGTGGAAGTGACGGGTGCCAGCGGGCAGTGGCTGCGCGTGCGCAACGCGTCGGCCGAGGAGGGGATCTTCTGGCGCGGTCCGGGATGGGTGTTCGCGCAGAAGCTGGGGACCAGCACCAGCGAGAACCATCCCGTGCGGCTCTACCGCGAGCCGCGCAGCGGAAGCCCGGTCGTCAGCCGGCTGAACCCCACGCAGGTGACGCTGCTGGGGTGCCGGGGAGACTGGGCCCGCGTGCAGGTGGCCAACCTCACCGGCTGGCTGGACGCGGCCTCGCAGTGCGCGCTGACGCTCACCACCTGCTCGTGA
- the bshA gene encoding N-acetyl-alpha-D-glucosaminyl L-malate synthase BshA, producing the protein MKIGITCYPTYGGSGAIATELGIALAERGHEIHFISYAQPFRLPHFMERVFFHEVEMVHYPLFEHNNYSLALAAVMHEVALRERLDVLHVHYAIPHATSAWIAKEMLGDRHPVKIVTTLHGTDITLIGQERNFWEITRFSIQKSDGITAVSDYLKRETVDAFRVPADTIEVIPNFVDPGLYSRDRYPCWKTAFLRDGEKLVLHVSNFRPVKRVRDVVRVFARLTKEVPSRLVFIGDGPDRPEAVDEARMLGITDRVVFLGKQDSVAEIMACADLLILPSQNESFGLVALEGMASGVPVIASNAGGLPEVVDDGETGFMAPVGDVEAMADGAIHILRDPETWRRFSAAARRSATERYGVASIIPRYERYYERIVAGAPSEEPALVPAD; encoded by the coding sequence GTGAAGATCGGCATCACCTGCTATCCGACGTACGGCGGCTCGGGGGCCATCGCGACCGAGCTGGGGATCGCGCTGGCGGAGCGCGGCCACGAGATCCACTTCATCTCGTACGCCCAGCCCTTCCGGCTTCCCCACTTCATGGAGCGCGTGTTCTTCCATGAGGTGGAGATGGTCCACTACCCGCTGTTCGAGCACAACAACTACTCGCTCGCGCTGGCGGCGGTGATGCACGAGGTGGCGCTGCGCGAGCGGCTGGACGTGCTGCACGTGCACTACGCCATCCCCCACGCCACCAGCGCCTGGATCGCCAAGGAGATGCTGGGCGACCGGCACCCGGTGAAGATCGTCACCACGCTGCACGGCACCGACATCACCCTGATCGGGCAGGAGCGCAACTTCTGGGAGATCACCCGCTTCTCCATCCAGAAGTCCGACGGGATCACCGCCGTTTCCGACTACCTGAAGCGCGAGACGGTAGACGCCTTCCGCGTGCCGGCCGACACCATCGAGGTCATCCCCAACTTCGTGGACCCCGGCCTTTACTCGCGCGACCGCTATCCGTGCTGGAAGACGGCGTTCCTGCGCGACGGCGAGAAGCTGGTGCTGCACGTGTCCAACTTCCGCCCGGTGAAGCGGGTGCGCGACGTGGTGCGCGTCTTCGCGCGGCTCACGAAGGAAGTGCCCAGCCGCCTGGTGTTCATCGGCGACGGGCCCGACCGGCCCGAGGCGGTGGACGAGGCGCGGATGCTGGGGATCACCGACCGCGTGGTGTTCCTGGGGAAGCAGGACTCGGTGGCCGAGATCATGGCCTGCGCCGACCTGCTCATCCTCCCGTCGCAGAACGAGTCGTTCGGCCTGGTGGCGCTGGAGGGGATGGCCAGCGGGGTGCCGGTGATCGCCTCGAACGCGGGCGGGCTGCCGGAGGTGGTGGACGACGGGGAGACGGGGTTCATGGCGCCGGTGGGCGACGTGGAGGCGATGGCCGACGGCGCCATCCACATCCTGCGCGACCCCGAGACGTGGCGGCGGTTCAGCGCGGCGGCGCGAAGGAGCGCCACCGAGCGCTACGGCGTGGCCAGCATCATCCCGCGGTACGAGCGCTACTACGAGCGCATCGTGGCCGGCGCCCCCAGCGAGGAGCCGGCCCTGGTGCCCGCGGACTGA